A stretch of the Acidilobus sp. 7A genome encodes the following:
- a CDS encoding DedA family protein: MRASTAVGLAVALLGVSLVAYRLEVPDAHIVKLITDLAGQALAKLGYGGVVGLMTLESAAIPVPSEVVVPLAAIYFRGQLGLLGVVAASTLGNLMGSLALYYASALGGRGLALKLMGEADFRRAEAFFKGRGELAVLAGRVLPAVRSYISAPPGIFRMGLARFIAYTLAGSVTWNSLLAWLGHAYGQEVLSLPWIDVAGGLGLVALGAAVAMLWPPPRPEGRGLP, translated from the coding sequence TTGAGGGCGTCAACAGCCGTTGGCCTAGCTGTGGCCCTCCTTGGTGTAAGCTTAGTGGCGTATAGGCTTGAGGTGCCTGACGCCCACATAGTCAAGCTGATAACTGACCTCGCGGGCCAGGCCCTGGCTAAGCTGGGCTACGGCGGCGTCGTCGGCCTCATGACCTTAGAGAGCGCCGCCATACCTGTGCCAAGCGAGGTCGTCGTGCCACTGGCGGCCATCTACTTCAGGGGCCAGCTGGGCCTCCTGGGCGTCGTGGCGGCCTCAACGCTGGGCAACCTCATGGGCTCCCTTGCGCTCTACTACGCCTCAGCCCTGGGCGGCAGGGGGCTTGCGCTCAAGCTAATGGGGGAGGCCGACTTCAGGAGGGCCGAGGCCTTCTTCAAGGGCAGGGGGGAGCTCGCGGTCCTGGCGGGCAGGGTCCTGCCCGCCGTGAGGTCCTACATCTCGGCGCCGCCGGGCATATTTAGGATGGGGCTCGCCAGGTTCATAGCCTACACCCTGGCGGGCTCAGTGACCTGGAACTCCCTGCTCGCGTGGCTTGGCCACGCCTACGGGCAGGAGGTCCTGTCGCTGCCATGGATTGACGTGGCTGGGGGCCTGGGCCTTGTGGCCCTAGGGGCCGCAGTAGCTATGCTCTGGCCTCCTCCCCGCCCTGAAGGGCGAGGGCTCCCTTAG
- a CDS encoding IS607 family transposase, which translates to MRPKEVCERLGISYTTLRDYVKRGYIKPVLTPGGKWRFREEDVERLIGVVVKQRRVVLYARASSNSQRDDLEGQVKVLEDWARQNNIVDYEVVTDIGSGLDEDRRGFEKLLTLAVERKISKIVIAYPDRLTRFGFKTIEELLRPFGVEIVVLSHEDKDPREELVEDLITVISHFAGKLYGMRSHKYEKVVEGVRKLLEDP; encoded by the coding sequence CTGAGGCCTAAGGAGGTTTGTGAGAGGCTTGGCATTAGCTATACCACTTTGAGGGACTATGTTAAAAGAGGCTACATAAAGCCAGTATTGACTCCAGGTGGTAAGTGGAGGTTTAGAGAGGAGGACGTTGAGAGATTAATTGGTGTTGTGGTTAAACAGAGGAGGGTAGTTCTCTATGCCAGGGCGTCATCTAATAGTCAAAGAGATGACTTAGAGGGACAGGTTAAAGTGTTGGAGGACTGGGCTAGGCAAAATAACATAGTTGATTACGAAGTGGTGACAGATATTGGAAGCGGATTAGATGAGGATAGGAGAGGATTCGAAAAGTTACTAACGTTAGCTGTTGAGAGGAAGATATCAAAGATCGTCATAGCGTACCCAGATAGATTAACGAGATTTGGCTTTAAAACGATTGAGGAGCTGTTGAGACCCTTTGGAGTGGAGATAGTTGTCTTAAGTCACGAAGACAAGGATCCTAGAGAGGAGCTTGTAGAAGACCTCATCACAGTAATATCCCACTTCGCGGGAAAGCTCTACGGTATGAGGAGCCATAAGTATGAGAAGGTGGTAGAGGGTGTCAGGAAGCTCCTTGAGGACCCTTGA
- a CDS encoding zinc ribbon domain-containing protein produces the protein MSGSSLRTLEQVRMYSVPISDPRVSELITWYQGTLQRAIDVIWDNIEWKYRFPKVEKGGQVIAPSKFKVPYLPKDRSFKRRLRDYLLQDRPYAAHWVDAAIRTAYSVMESWRKRYLKGKARKVKPRVERRFARCKATLMKVDYDKKSIRITLRPGEHVEVSWNGRWFARRVEGWRVGEVILKDDRILIPFETAKVVDVKEVIGWDSNELSLDGFSPRVGFIKVDLRPLQSMKIVYERKKRIAQSKGLKYVYEKYNVRERNREKDFINKLASGLTKLFPNSVHVFEDLEKENLVSRREPKGRRKRNARTPWKLIQGKASERAVIERVSPKNTSRTCPRCGYVVKTRVGRVFRCPRCGLELDRQKVAAVNIYRRYLRMRGFPHSYDPDETKGELWVGVALRGRSPVIRASMKGALRAVKPREEGLISSYIKPNEA, from the coding sequence GTGTCAGGAAGCTCCTTGAGGACCCTTGAGCAGGTCAGAATGTACTCAGTGCCGATAAGCGACCCAAGGGTCAGCGAGCTGATAACGTGGTACCAGGGAACCCTACAGAGGGCAATAGACGTTATCTGGGACAACATCGAGTGGAAGTACAGGTTTCCCAAGGTAGAGAAGGGGGGACAAGTAATAGCGCCCAGCAAGTTCAAGGTCCCGTATCTGCCAAAGGACAGGTCCTTTAAGAGGAGGCTCCGCGACTACCTCCTTCAGGACCGCCCGTACGCCGCCCACTGGGTAGACGCTGCCATCAGGACGGCTTACTCCGTGATGGAGTCCTGGAGGAAGAGGTACCTCAAGGGGAAAGCCAGGAAGGTCAAGCCGAGGGTCGAGAGAAGGTTCGCGAGGTGCAAGGCAACGCTGATGAAGGTGGACTATGACAAGAAGAGCATCAGGATCACGCTTAGGCCAGGGGAGCACGTGGAGGTCTCCTGGAACGGCAGGTGGTTCGCCAGGAGGGTTGAGGGCTGGAGGGTTGGGGAGGTCATATTGAAGGATGACAGGATACTTATACCTTTCGAGACAGCTAAAGTCGTAGACGTGAAAGAAGTCATTGGGTGGGACTCCAACGAGCTGTCGCTCGACGGGTTCTCGCCTAGGGTAGGCTTCATCAAGGTCGACCTGAGGCCCCTGCAGAGCATGAAGATTGTTTATGAGAGGAAGAAGAGAATAGCGCAGAGCAAGGGCCTGAAGTACGTCTATGAGAAGTACAATGTCAGGGAGCGCAACAGGGAGAAGGACTTCATAAACAAGCTGGCGAGCGGGCTGACCAAGCTGTTCCCGAACAGCGTCCACGTCTTTGAGGACCTGGAGAAGGAGAACTTAGTCAGTAGGAGAGAGCCTAAGGGCAGGAGGAAGAGGAACGCCAGGACGCCTTGGAAGCTCATCCAGGGAAAGGCCTCCGAGAGGGCCGTTATAGAAAGGGTTTCACCAAAGAACACCTCCCGCACCTGCCCACGATGCGGGTACGTCGTGAAGACCCGAGTGGGCAGGGTGTTCAGATGCCCAAGGTGCGGCCTTGAGCTGGACAGGCAGAAGGTGGCCGCAGTAAACATATACCGGAGGTACCTCAGGATGCGGGGATTTCCCCACAGCTATGACCCTGATGAGACGAAGGGGGAGCTGTGGGTCGGGGTTGCCCTGAGGGGGCGGAGCCCTGTGATACGGGCCTCGATGAAAGGGGCCCTGAGGGCTGTGAAGCCAAGGGAGGAGGGCTTGATATCAAGCTATATCAAGCCCAATGAAGCCTAA
- a CDS encoding class I SAM-dependent methyltransferase: protein MAKTVNNAELAERYNAGAEAYDELYGQEQLEKYRAALPLLRPRGRVLDVGCGTGLLIEYMASEGLLDSVEKLVCLDLSASMLERARARASRLCPDTCLVVVGSAEALPFRDRAFDAAYSFSVINLLEDPEAAASEVARVSASSLVTLLKAFRVPEMRGWRALGEAGKDFTFTR from the coding sequence GTGGCTAAGACGGTAAACAACGCTGAGCTCGCGGAGAGGTATAACGCGGGGGCGGAGGCCTACGACGAGCTCTACGGGCAGGAGCAGCTCGAGAAGTACAGGGCGGCGCTGCCGCTCTTAAGGCCGAGGGGCAGGGTTCTTGACGTGGGCTGCGGCACAGGCCTGCTCATAGAGTACATGGCCTCCGAGGGCCTGCTTGACAGCGTTGAGAAGCTCGTCTGCCTTGACTTGAGCGCCTCAATGCTTGAGAGGGCAAGGGCCAGGGCCTCGAGGCTCTGCCCCGACACCTGCCTTGTAGTTGTTGGAAGCGCGGAGGCCCTGCCCTTCAGGGACAGGGCATTCGACGCGGCCTACTCCTTCTCAGTGATAAACCTGCTCGAGGACCCCGAGGCGGCCGCGTCGGAGGTGGCAAGGGTGTCAGCCAGCTCCCTGGTCACCCTGCTTAAGGCCTTCAGGGTTCCCGAGATGAGGGGCTGGAGGGCGTTGGGTGAGGCCGGCAAGGACTTCACTTTTACAAGGTAA
- a CDS encoding radical SAM protein: MFLRKLVENVNIDVKTVNGFDVPAPEGSAALYIHVPFCTRMCPFCIFFSVPYSEERVKSYFKALRSELEAALSRYECTSFRDVYVGGGTPTLATEEVCEALDMVRSAGHRFEASVEASPYDIDDYRANQLASAGVTRISIGVQSFSPEALRRIGRPMISKEGIASAIDSCLKVRTVNVDLLFNYPGQREADLERDVEAFYESSANQLTLYPLMPSIKGKSIMPGSDENERKLYYAAVDRCRALGLSQDTAWSFSRGGAGLKDEYIVDNNYFIGVGAGAMSHVRGLYAANTFNLAKYERLAPEGRSPVTLVRGLSDAEEQRVYALYKLYGLRLDKRDFRRTFGKSIYLAMPREVAVMEALGLVRDEGRELVVTRKGLWAFSYLMKGLYINVSHIRATAIRNGI, from the coding sequence TTGTTTCTGAGAAAGCTTGTGGAAAATGTTAACATAGACGTGAAGACCGTCAACGGCTTTGACGTGCCTGCCCCCGAGGGCAGCGCCGCCCTCTACATCCACGTCCCCTTCTGCACCCGCATGTGCCCCTTCTGCATATTCTTCAGCGTCCCATACTCCGAGGAGAGGGTTAAGAGCTACTTCAAGGCCCTCAGGTCAGAGCTTGAGGCTGCCCTGAGCAGGTACGAGTGCACCAGCTTCAGGGACGTCTACGTCGGGGGCGGGACGCCCACCCTTGCGACTGAGGAGGTCTGCGAGGCCCTCGACATGGTGAGGTCCGCGGGGCACAGGTTTGAGGCGTCAGTGGAGGCCTCCCCATACGACATAGACGACTACAGGGCGAACCAGCTCGCCTCGGCAGGCGTGACGAGGATCTCCATAGGCGTCCAGTCGTTCAGCCCCGAGGCGCTGCGCAGAATAGGGAGGCCGATGATAAGCAAGGAGGGCATAGCGTCTGCCATAGACTCCTGCTTAAAGGTCAGGACCGTCAACGTTGACCTGCTCTTCAACTACCCTGGACAGAGGGAGGCTGACCTGGAGAGAGACGTCGAGGCCTTCTACGAGAGCAGTGCGAACCAGCTCACCCTCTACCCCCTCATGCCGTCAATAAAGGGGAAGTCAATAATGCCAGGCAGCGACGAGAATGAGAGGAAGCTCTACTACGCGGCCGTTGACAGGTGCAGGGCGCTGGGCCTCTCGCAGGACACAGCATGGAGCTTCTCAAGGGGAGGGGCTGGCCTGAAGGACGAGTACATAGTTGATAACAACTACTTTATAGGCGTAGGGGCTGGGGCCATGAGCCACGTAAGGGGGCTATACGCGGCCAACACCTTCAACCTGGCTAAATATGAGCGCCTCGCCCCCGAGGGCAGGAGCCCCGTGACCCTTGTAAGGGGGCTCAGCGACGCCGAGGAGCAGAGGGTCTACGCCCTCTACAAGCTCTACGGCCTCAGGCTTGACAAGCGCGACTTCAGGCGCACCTTCGGCAAGTCAATATACCTCGCCATGCCCCGTGAGGTCGCAGTCATGGAGGCGCTGGGCCTGGTGAGGGACGAGGGGAGGGAGCTTGTGGTGACGCGCAAGGGCCTGTGGGCCTTCAGCTACCTCATGAAGGGCCTCTACATTAATGTGTCCCATATAAGGGCTACTGCTATAAGGAACGGCATCTGA